One region of Leptospira fainei serovar Hurstbridge str. BUT 6 genomic DNA includes:
- the acpP gene encoding acyl carrier protein, with product MADFEKIKSIIVEQLGVDESEVTPEAHFIDDLGADSLDTVELVMALEEEFGVEISDEDAEKIQTVGDVIKFIDALKS from the coding sequence ATGGCAGATTTCGAAAAGATAAAGTCCATCATCGTTGAGCAACTCGGAGTCGACGAATCCGAAGTCACTCCCGAAGCGCACTTCATCGATGACCTTGGAGCAGACTCCCTTGATACCGTTGAGCTAGTAATGGCTCTTGAAGAGGAGTTCGGTGTTGAAATTTCCGACGAGGATGCAGAAAAGATCCAAACCGTCGGCGATGTTATCAAATTCATCGACGCTCTTAAGTCCTAA